From one Physeter macrocephalus isolate SW-GA chromosome 18, ASM283717v5, whole genome shotgun sequence genomic stretch:
- the TUBB2A gene encoding tubulin beta-2A chain isoform X3 has protein sequence MREIVHIQAGQCGNQIGAKFWEVISDEHGIDPTGSYHGDSDLQLERINVYYNEAAGQSGAGNNWAKGHYTEGAELVDSVLDVVRKESESCDCLQGFQLTHSLGGGTGSGMGTLLISKIREEYPDRIMNTFSVMPSPKVSDTVVEPYNATLSVHQLVENTDETYCIDNEALYDICFRTLKLTTPTYGDLNHLVSATMSGVTTCLRFPGQLNAALRKLAVNMVPFPRLHFFMPGFAPLTSRGSQQYRALTVPELTQQMFDSKNMMAACDPRHGRYLTVAAIFRGRMSMKEVDEQMLNVQNKNSSYFVEWIPNNVKTAVCDIPPRGLKMSATFIGNSTAIQELFKRISEQFTAMFRRKAFLHWYTGEGMDEMEFTEAESNMNDLVSEYQQYQDATADEQGEFEEEEGEDEA, from the exons ATGCGCGAGATCGTGCACATCCAGGCGGGCCAGTGCGGCAACCAGATCGGCGCCAAG ttttgggAGGTCATCAGCGACGAGCACGGGATCGACCCCACGGGCAGTTACCATGGAGACAGCGACCTGCAGCTGGAGAGAATCAACGTGTACTACAACGAAGCCGCCG GCCAGAGCGGTGCCGGCAACAACTGGGCCAAGGGCCACTACACGGAGGGCGCGGAGCTGGTGGACTCGGTCCTAGACGTGGTCCGGAAGGAGTCAGAAAGCTGTGACTGTCTGCAGGGCTTCCAGCTGACCCACTCGCTGGGGGGCGGCACCGGGTCCGGGATGGGCACCCTGCTCATCAGCAAGATCCGCGAGGAGTACCCCGACCGCATCATGAACACCTTCAGCGTGATGCCCTCGCCCAAGGTGTCGGACACGGTGGTGGAGCCCTACAACGCCACCCTCTCCGTGCACCAGCTGGTGGAGAACACGGACGAGACCTACTGCATCGACAACGAGGCCCTGTACGACATCTGCTTCCGCACCCTGAAGCTGACCACGCCCACCTACGGGGACCTCAACCACCTGGTGTCGGCCACCATGAGCGGGGTCACCACGTGCCTGCGCTTCCCGGGCCAGCTCAACGCCGCCCTGCGCAAGCTGGCCGTGAACATGGTGCCCTTCCCGCGCCTGCACTTCTTCATGCCCGGCTTCGCGCCGCTGACCAGCCGGGGCAGCCAGCAGTACCGCGCGCTGACGGTGCCCGAGCTCACGCAGCAGATGTTCGACTCCAAGAACATGATGGCCGCCTGCGACCCGCGCCACGGCCGCTACCTGACCGTGGCCGCCATCTTCCGGGGCCGCATGTCCATGAAGGAGGTGGACGAGCAGATGCTCAACGTGCAGAACAAGAACAGCAGCTACTTCGTGGAGTGGATCCCCAACAACGTGAAGACGGCCGTGTGCGACATCCCGCCCCGCGGGCTCAAGATGTCGGCCACCTTCATCGGCAACAGCACGGCCATCCAGGAGCTGTTCAAGCGCATCTCGGAGCAGTTCACGGCCATGTTCCGCCGCAAGGCCTTCCTGCACTGGTACACGGGCGAGGGCATGGACGAGATGGAGTTCACCGAGGCCGAGAGCAACATGAACGACCTGGTGTCCGAGTACCAGCAGTACCAGGACGCCACGGCCGACGAGCAGGGGGAgtttgaggaggaggagggcgaggACGAGGCCTGA
- the TUBB2A gene encoding tubulin beta-2A chain isoform X2 → MREIVHIQAGQCGNQIGAKFWEVISDEHGIDPTGSYHGDSDLQLERINVYYNEAAGNKYVPRAILVDLEPGTMDSVRSGPFGQIFRPDNFVFGQSGAGNNWAKGHYTEGAELVDSVLDVVRKESESCDCLQGFQLTHSLGGGTGSGMGTLLISKIREEYPDRIMNTFSVMPSPKVSDTVVEPYNATLSVHQLVENTDETYCIDNEALYDICFRTLKLTTPTYGDLNHLVSATMSGVTTCLRFPGQLNAALRKLAVNMVPFPRLHFFMPGFAPLTSRGSQQYRALTVPELTQQMFDSKNMMAACDPRHGRYLTVAAIFRGRMSMKEVDEQMLNVQNKNSSYFVEWIPNNVKTAVCDIPPRGLKMSATFIGNSTAIQELFKRISEQFTAMFRRKAFLHWYTGEGMDEMEFTEAESNMNDLVSEYQQYQDATADEQGEFEEEEGEDEA, encoded by the exons ATGCGCGAGATCGTGCACATCCAGGCGGGCCAGTGCGGCAACCAGATCGGCGCCAAG ttttgggAGGTCATCAGCGACGAGCACGGGATCGACCCCACGGGCAGTTACCATGGAGACAGCGACCTGCAGCTGGAGAGAATCAACGTGTACTACAACGAAGCCGCCG GTAACAAATACGTGCCTCGGGCCATCCTGGTGGATCTGGAGCCGGGCACCATGGACTCGGTCAGGTCTGGACCCTTCGGCCAGATCTTCAGGCCCGACAACTTCGTGTTTG GCCAGAGCGGTGCCGGCAACAACTGGGCCAAGGGCCACTACACGGAGGGCGCGGAGCTGGTGGACTCGGTCCTAGACGTGGTCCGGAAGGAGTCAGAAAGCTGTGACTGTCTGCAGGGCTTCCAGCTGACCCACTCGCTGGGGGGCGGCACCGGGTCCGGGATGGGCACCCTGCTCATCAGCAAGATCCGCGAGGAGTACCCCGACCGCATCATGAACACCTTCAGCGTGATGCCCTCGCCCAAGGTGTCGGACACGGTGGTGGAGCCCTACAACGCCACCCTCTCCGTGCACCAGCTGGTGGAGAACACGGACGAGACCTACTGCATCGACAACGAGGCCCTGTACGACATCTGCTTCCGCACCCTGAAGCTGACCACGCCCACCTACGGGGACCTCAACCACCTGGTGTCGGCCACCATGAGCGGGGTCACCACGTGCCTGCGCTTCCCGGGCCAGCTCAACGCCGCCCTGCGCAAGCTGGCCGTGAACATGGTGCCCTTCCCGCGCCTGCACTTCTTCATGCCCGGCTTCGCGCCGCTGACCAGCCGGGGCAGCCAGCAGTACCGCGCGCTGACGGTGCCCGAGCTCACGCAGCAGATGTTCGACTCCAAGAACATGATGGCCGCCTGCGACCCGCGCCACGGCCGCTACCTGACCGTGGCCGCCATCTTCCGGGGCCGCATGTCCATGAAGGAGGTGGACGAGCAGATGCTCAACGTGCAGAACAAGAACAGCAGCTACTTCGTGGAGTGGATCCCCAACAACGTGAAGACGGCCGTGTGCGACATCCCGCCCCGCGGGCTCAAGATGTCGGCCACCTTCATCGGCAACAGCACGGCCATCCAGGAGCTGTTCAAGCGCATCTCGGAGCAGTTCACGGCCATGTTCCGCCGCAAGGCCTTCCTGCACTGGTACACGGGCGAGGGCATGGACGAGATGGAGTTCACCGAGGCCGAGAGCAACATGAACGACCTGGTGTCCGAGTACCAGCAGTACCAGGACGCCACGGCCGACGAGCAGGGGGAgtttgaggaggaggagggcgaggACGAGGCCTGA
- the TUBB2A gene encoding tubulin beta-2A chain isoform X4 yields the protein MREIVHIQAGQCGNQIGAKFWEVISDEHGIDPTGSYHGDSDLQLERINVYYNEAAGNKYVPRAILVDLEPGTMDSVRSGPFGQIFRPDNFVFGQSGAGNNWAKGHYTEGAELVDSVLDVVRKESESCDCLQGFQLTHSLGGGTGSGMGTLLISKIREEYPDRIMNTFSVMPSPKVSDTVVEPYNATLSVHQLVENTDETYSIDNEALYDICFRTLKLTTPTYGDLNHLVSATMSGVTTCLRFPGQLNADLRKLAVNMVPFPRLHFFMPGFAPLTSRGSQQYRALTVPELTQQMFDSKNMMAACDPRHGRYLTVAAIFRGRMSMKEVDEQMLNVQNKNSSYFVEWIPNNVKTAVCDIPPRGLKMSATFIGNSTAIQELFKRISEQFTAMFRRKAFLHWYTGEGMDEMEFTEAESNMNDLVSEYQQYQDATADEQGEFEEEEGEDEA from the exons ATGCGCGAGATCGTGCACATCCAGGCGGGCCAGTGCGGCAACCAGATCGGCGCCAAG ttttgggAGGTCATCAGCGACGAGCACGGGATCGACCCCACGGGCAGTTACCATGGAGACAGCGACCTGCAGCTGGAGAGAATCAACGTGTACTACAACGAAGCCGCCG GTAACAAATACGTGCCTCGGGCCATCCTGGTGGATCTGGAGCCGGGCACCATGGACTCGGTCAGGTCTGGACCCTTCGGCCAGATCTTCAGGCCCGACAACTTCGTGTTTG GCCAGAGCGGTGCCGGCAACAACTGGGCCAAGGGCCACTACACGGAGGGCGCGGAGCTGGTGGACTCGGTCCTAGACGTGGTCCGGAAGGAGTCAGAAAGCTGTGACTGTCTGCAGGGCTTCCAGCTGACCCACTCGCTGGGGGGCGGCACCGGGTCCGGGATGGGCACCCTGCTCATCAGCAAGATCCGCGAGGAGTACCCCGACCGCATCATGAACACCTTCAGCGTGATGCCCTCGCCCAAGGTGTCGGACACGGTGGTGGAGCCCTACAACGCCACGCTGTCCGTGCACCAGCTGGTGGAGAACACGGACGAGACCTACTCCATTGACAACGAGGCGCTGTACGACATCTGCTTCCGCACCCTGAAGCTGACCACGCCCACCTACGGGGACCTCAACCACCTGGTGTCGGCCACCATGAGCGGGGTCACCACGTGCCTGCGCTTCCCGGGCCAGCTCAACGCCGACCTGCGCAAGCTGGCCGTGAACATGGTGCCCTTCCCGCGCCTGCACTTCTTCATGCCCGGCTTCGCGCCGCTGACCAGCCGGGGCAGCCAGCAGTACCGCGCGCTGACGGTGCCCGAGCTCACGCAGCAGATGTTCGACTCCAAGAACATGATGGCCGCCTGCGACCCGCGCCACGGCCGCTACCTGACCGTGGCCGCCATCTTCCGGGGCCGCATGTCCATGAAGGAGGTGGACGAGCAGATGCTCAACGTGCAGAACAAGAACAGCAGCTACTTCGTGGAGTGGATCCCCAACAACGTGAAGACGGCCGTGTGCGACATCCCGCCCCGCGGCCTGAAGATGTCGGCCACCTTCATCGGCAACAGCACGGCCATCCAGGAGCTGTTCAAGCGCATCTCGGAGCAGTTCACGGCCATGTTCCGCCGCAAGGCCTTCCTGCACTGGTACACGGGCGAGGGCATGGACGAGATGGAGTTCACCGAGGCCGAGAGCAACATGAACGACCTGGTGTCCGAGTACCAGCAGTACCAGGACGCCACGGCCGACGAGCAGGGGGAgtttgaggaggaggagggcgaggACGAGGCCTGA